From the genome of Ectobacillus sp. JY-23, one region includes:
- the gmk gene encoding guanylate kinase: MRSERGLLIVLSGPSGVGKGTVRKALFEQEDIHLNYSVSATTRNPREGEVNGVDYFFKTREEFEEMIQNNGLLEWAEFVGNYYGTPVEYVEQTLQQGKDVFLEIEVQGALQVKKAFPEGVFIFLAPPSLSELKSRIVGRGTETEEVIQNRLTIAKEEIDMMDAYDYVVENDEVALACERIKAIVTSEHCRRDRVSKYYKQMTEAE, from the coding sequence ATGAGAAGTGAAAGAGGATTGCTAATCGTTCTGTCTGGTCCTTCTGGCGTCGGAAAAGGAACGGTGCGCAAAGCGTTGTTTGAGCAAGAAGATATCCATTTAAACTATTCTGTTTCTGCTACAACGAGAAACCCGCGCGAAGGGGAAGTGAACGGCGTTGATTATTTCTTCAAAACACGCGAAGAGTTTGAAGAAATGATTCAAAACAACGGTTTATTGGAGTGGGCTGAGTTTGTAGGAAACTACTACGGTACTCCTGTGGAATATGTAGAACAAACATTGCAGCAAGGAAAAGACGTATTTTTAGAAATTGAGGTACAAGGTGCGTTACAAGTAAAAAAAGCTTTTCCTGAAGGTGTGTTTATCTTCTTGGCACCGCCAAGCTTATCTGAATTAAAAAGTCGTATCGTGGGGCGCGGCACAGAAACAGAAGAAGTCATCCAAAACCGCCTCACAATTGCCAAAGAAGAAATTGATATGATGGATGCATATGATTATGTTGTTGAAAACGATGAGGTTGCGCTGGCTTGCGAGCGCATCAAAGCAATTGTAACAAGTGAGCATTGTCGTCGAGACCGTGTTTCTAAATATTATAAACAAATGACGGAGGCTGAATAA
- a CDS encoding helix-turn-helix transcriptional regulator, producing the protein MQKEKTIDSQEYVDGAEFLKVTAHQVRLGLLNFLLENGPTNVTTLYQEFEMPQSTISQHLAKLKQARIIRGNRKGLEIYYHFFDETMQSRMKTILKTIA; encoded by the coding sequence ATGCAAAAAGAAAAAACAATAGATAGTCAAGAGTATGTAGATGGAGCTGAGTTTTTAAAAGTTACAGCTCACCAAGTTCGTTTGGGCTTATTGAATTTCCTTCTTGAAAATGGTCCAACTAACGTAACTACTTTATATCAAGAATTTGAAATGCCGCAAAGTACAATCAGCCAGCATTTAGCGAAACTAAAACAAGCACGTATTATTAGAGGAAACCGTAAAGGTCTAGAAATTTACTACCACTTCTTTGATGAAACTATGCAAAGCAGAATGAAGACTATTTTAAAAACAATTGCATAA
- a CDS encoding dihydroorotate dehydrogenase electron transfer subunit, with translation MIKKEMMKVVSQREIAQSIYELVLKGKLVEEMNEPGQFVHIKTAEGNSPLLRRPISICNINREKQEFTMLYRAEGQGTKLLARQSAGSEIDVLGPLGNGFPVEEAEAGQVACLVGGGIGVPPLYELSQRLVAKGVRVIHVLGFQSENAVFYEEKFAELGETYIATADGTYGTKGFVTDVIKQYGISFDILYACGPTPMLQALAQQYEGRKAYISLEERMGCGIGACFACVCETPAGGHSYKKVCSDGPVFKIGEVVL, from the coding sequence ATGATCAAAAAGGAAATGATGAAGGTTGTTAGTCAACGAGAAATCGCGCAGAGCATCTATGAGCTCGTACTGAAGGGTAAGCTTGTAGAAGAAATGAATGAACCAGGACAATTCGTGCACATCAAGACGGCAGAGGGGAACTCCCCTCTTCTGCGCCGTCCAATCAGCATTTGCAACATCAATAGAGAGAAACAAGAATTTACGATGTTGTACCGTGCTGAGGGACAAGGAACAAAGCTGCTTGCTAGGCAAAGTGCGGGAAGTGAGATTGATGTACTGGGACCTTTGGGGAATGGATTTCCAGTTGAAGAAGCCGAAGCTGGACAAGTAGCCTGTTTGGTAGGGGGGGGAATCGGTGTACCTCCATTATATGAATTGTCACAAAGACTTGTTGCAAAAGGTGTGCGTGTTATCCATGTTTTAGGATTTCAAAGTGAGAATGCCGTGTTTTATGAAGAGAAGTTTGCGGAATTGGGAGAAACCTATATTGCTACTGCAGATGGTACTTACGGAACAAAGGGGTTTGTGACGGATGTGATAAAACAGTACGGTATTTCCTTTGACATATTGTATGCTTGTGGTCCAACGCCGATGCTACAGGCGCTCGCGCAGCAATACGAGGGACGTAAGGCATATATTTCATTGGAAGAAAGAATGGGCTGCGGTATCGGAGCTTGCTTCGCATGTGTATGTGAGACGCCTGCGGGAGGACACTCCTATAAAAAGGTTTGCAGCGACGGTCCGGTATTTAAGATAGGGGAGGTTGTTCTATGA
- a CDS encoding calcium-translocating P-type ATPase, SERCA-type, translating to MNWYGLRVHEVEEKARTNVKTGLTGQEANMRLKQFGTNELQEGKRSSALVKFLAQFKDFMVLVLLGATVISALLGEMVDAVAIVAIVILNGILGFLQEHRAEKSMDALKELAAPQATVLRDNKWVKVASKQLVPGDIIKFTSGDRIGADVRIIEASSLYIEESALTGESVPVQKRIDAVNGIDVGIGDQTNMAFMGTMVTRGSGIGTVIGTGMNTAMGQIADMLQNAEENETPLQRRLEQMGKILIVVALLLTALVVLIGVYQGHDVYHMFLAGVSLAVAAIPEGLPAIVTVALSLGVQRMIKKKSIVRKLPAVETLGCASVICSDKTGTMTQNKMMVTHLWSGGKTWQVTGQGYSPSGEFTEDERKINPSVVKPVQQLLMFGCLCNNANISKRKKEYVLDGDPTEGALVAAAMKAGFTREALAGQFQIIKEIPFDSTRKMMSVVIRDKQGKAFLVTKGAPDVLLGVSSSILWGEKQQSMTTLYQDEVQRAIHHLGGQALRTIAIAYKPLRNELINERDAETDLMFIGLQGMIDPPRPEVKQAVQECRDAGIRTVMITGDHKITAMAIAKQLAVLPEGGKVVEGTQLAAMSVEELEDIVEDTYVFARVSPEHKLKIVKALQNKGHIVAMTGDGVNDAPAIKASDIGIAMGISGTDVAKEASSLVLLDDNFATIKAAIKEGRNIYENIRKFIRYLLASNVGEILVMLFAMILALPLPLVPIQILWVNLVTDGLPAMALGLDKPEDDVMKRKPRSPKEGVFSRGLGWKILSRGFLIGIVTLLAFIVAYNQNPTELKYAQTVAFATLVLSQLILVFDCRSERSIYHRNPFGNMYLVGAVFISLLLMLVVIYYPPLQPIFDTLPIKGRDWLLIGGLSSIPTFLLVGAVLTKKPKKQNKLKIVNQSKI from the coding sequence ATGAATTGGTATGGACTTCGCGTTCATGAGGTAGAGGAGAAGGCAAGGACGAATGTGAAGACAGGATTGACGGGACAGGAGGCGAATATGCGCCTTAAGCAGTTTGGGACAAATGAGCTGCAGGAGGGGAAGCGTTCATCTGCATTGGTAAAGTTTCTTGCGCAATTTAAGGATTTTATGGTGCTAGTACTGCTAGGAGCCACTGTTATTTCTGCTTTACTTGGTGAAATGGTAGATGCTGTGGCCATTGTTGCTATTGTTATTTTAAATGGAATACTGGGCTTTTTACAGGAACATCGCGCAGAAAAGTCAATGGATGCTTTAAAAGAACTAGCTGCGCCGCAAGCGACTGTGCTTCGTGATAATAAGTGGGTGAAGGTCGCCTCTAAGCAGCTGGTACCAGGAGACATTATTAAGTTTACAAGTGGAGATCGAATTGGTGCGGACGTGAGAATTATTGAAGCATCGAGTTTATACATAGAAGAGTCCGCTCTTACGGGAGAATCTGTCCCGGTTCAAAAGCGTATCGACGCTGTAAATGGTATTGATGTCGGTATTGGCGATCAAACGAATATGGCGTTTATGGGAACGATGGTTACACGCGGGTCGGGTATTGGTACTGTTATCGGTACCGGTATGAATACGGCAATGGGGCAAATTGCTGATATGCTTCAAAACGCTGAAGAAAACGAAACACCGCTGCAGCGCCGCTTGGAACAAATGGGGAAGATTTTGATTGTCGTCGCATTGCTTTTGACAGCGCTAGTAGTATTAATTGGCGTGTATCAAGGACATGATGTATATCATATGTTCCTAGCAGGTGTGTCCTTGGCTGTGGCAGCCATACCGGAAGGATTGCCGGCAATTGTTACCGTTGCTTTATCTTTAGGTGTGCAGCGCATGATTAAGAAAAAATCAATTGTTCGTAAACTACCAGCTGTAGAGACGCTTGGCTGCGCTTCTGTTATCTGTTCAGATAAAACAGGTACGATGACACAAAATAAAATGATGGTCACACATTTATGGTCAGGCGGGAAAACGTGGCAGGTCACCGGACAAGGCTACAGTCCAAGTGGTGAATTTACGGAGGATGAACGAAAGATTAATCCGAGTGTAGTAAAGCCTGTACAGCAGCTATTAATGTTTGGTTGTTTGTGCAATAACGCTAACATCTCAAAAAGAAAAAAAGAATACGTACTTGACGGTGATCCGACTGAAGGAGCACTTGTAGCAGCAGCCATGAAGGCGGGGTTTACACGCGAGGCACTGGCAGGACAATTCCAAATTATAAAAGAAATTCCGTTTGATTCGACACGTAAAATGATGAGTGTTGTTATTCGAGACAAGCAAGGCAAAGCGTTTCTTGTTACCAAGGGTGCACCTGATGTCCTACTTGGCGTGAGTAGTTCGATTCTATGGGGAGAAAAACAACAATCCATGACAACCTTGTATCAAGATGAAGTGCAAAGAGCCATCCATCATTTAGGCGGTCAGGCACTGCGCACGATTGCCATTGCTTATAAACCGCTTCGCAATGAACTAATCAATGAAAGAGATGCAGAAACCGACTTAATGTTTATCGGCCTGCAAGGTATGATTGATCCGCCAAGACCGGAAGTGAAACAAGCTGTACAGGAATGCCGTGATGCCGGTATCCGTACAGTTATGATTACAGGTGATCATAAGATTACAGCAATGGCGATTGCCAAGCAATTGGCTGTGTTGCCTGAAGGCGGCAAAGTGGTAGAAGGCACTCAACTTGCGGCCATGAGTGTAGAAGAACTTGAAGATATTGTAGAAGACACATATGTATTTGCACGTGTTTCGCCGGAGCATAAATTAAAAATTGTAAAGGCACTTCAAAATAAAGGACATATTGTTGCAATGACGGGAGATGGTGTAAATGATGCACCAGCAATTAAGGCTTCCGACATTGGTATTGCGATGGGCATTTCCGGAACAGATGTAGCAAAGGAAGCCTCTTCTCTTGTTCTTTTGGATGACAATTTTGCGACAATTAAAGCAGCTATTAAAGAAGGTCGTAATATCTATGAAAATATTAGGAAATTCATTCGTTACCTGCTTGCATCTAATGTAGGAGAAATTTTAGTTATGTTATTTGCGATGATTTTAGCGCTACCGTTGCCGCTTGTACCAATTCAAATTTTATGGGTAAATTTAGTAACGGACGGACTGCCGGCAATGGCGCTTGGACTCGACAAGCCGGAGGACGATGTAATGAAGAGGAAACCACGTAGTCCAAAAGAAGGAGTCTTTTCAAGAGGTTTAGGCTGGAAAATTTTAAGTCGTGGCTTTTTAATTGGGATTGTCACGTTACTGGCGTTTATTGTAGCTTATAACCAAAATCCAACTGAACTAAAATATGCACAAACTGTGGCTTTTGCAACACTTGTTTTATCACAGCTCATACTTGTATTTGATTGCCGAAGTGAGAGATCCATCTATCATCGCAATCCATTCGGCAATATGTATCTGGTAGGTGCAGTATTCATTTCTCTACTGCTTATGCTAGTGGTTATCTATTATCCGCCGTTGCAGCCTATATTTGACACATTACCTATTAAAGGGAGAGATTGGTTGCTGATTGGCGGTCTTTCTTCTATTCCAACATTCTTACTTGTAGGTGCTGTATTAACGAAGAAACCCAAAAAACAAAACAAACTTAAAATAGTCAATCAAAGTAAAATATGA
- the pyrF gene encoding orotidine-5'-phosphate decarboxylase — protein MPLIVALDFPNRQEVAGFLQHFGDERLYVKVGMELFYKEGPSIIAYLKEKGHDVFLDLKLHDIPNTVKSAMRSLADLGVDMVNVHAAGGTAMMKAALEGLQEGTQGKKRPLCIAVTQLTSTSEEMMNRELWIEKSLIDTVSHYAKLAKESGLDGVVCSTLEVPMLREHCGQDFITVTPGIRMGSDDTQDQVRVATPARARELGSDYIVVGRSITKAENPYQAYQTIKEEWEGQRV, from the coding sequence ATGCCGCTTATAGTCGCGCTTGATTTTCCCAATAGGCAAGAAGTAGCAGGCTTTTTACAGCATTTTGGTGATGAAAGGCTGTACGTGAAAGTCGGCATGGAGCTCTTTTATAAAGAAGGTCCCTCTATCATTGCTTATTTGAAAGAAAAGGGACATGATGTGTTTCTTGATTTGAAGCTGCACGATATCCCTAATACGGTAAAAAGTGCGATGCGCAGCTTAGCTGATTTAGGTGTTGATATGGTAAATGTGCATGCTGCTGGTGGTACGGCGATGATGAAAGCAGCGCTGGAAGGTTTACAGGAAGGTACCCAAGGAAAGAAGCGCCCGCTTTGTATCGCAGTAACACAGCTCACAAGCACATCAGAAGAAATGATGAACCGTGAGCTGTGGATTGAAAAATCGCTTATAGATACAGTTTCGCATTATGCGAAACTGGCTAAAGAAAGCGGTTTAGATGGTGTTGTATGTTCAACACTGGAAGTCCCGATGCTTCGAGAGCATTGTGGACAAGACTTTATCACTGTCACGCCAGGAATTCGTATGGGTTCCGATGACACACAGGATCAGGTTCGTGTAGCGACTCCGGCGCGTGCTCGCGAATTAGGGTCTGACTATATTGTGGTCGGCAGAAGTATCACGAAAGCTGAAAATCCGTATCAAGCATATCAAACGATTAAAGAAGAATGGGAGGGACAGCGAGTATGA
- the pyrE gene encoding orotate phosphoribosyltransferase — protein MKQQIASHLLEIGAVFLQPNNPFTWSSGIKSPIYCDNRLTLSYPNVRKEIAKGLAELIETHFPEAEMIAGTATAGIAHAAWVSDILDKPMCYVRSKAKSHGKSNQIEGKVTEGQKVVVVEDLISTGGSAITCVEALREAGCEVLGVVAIFTYELDKGKQLLNSAKIQSHTLSDYSTLVEVAADKGIISSEDIQKLQEWRQNPSEWALV, from the coding sequence ATGAAACAACAAATCGCTTCACATCTATTAGAAATAGGAGCTGTGTTTTTACAGCCTAACAATCCGTTCACATGGTCATCAGGAATTAAGTCCCCTATTTACTGTGACAATCGTTTGACTTTGTCCTATCCGAACGTGAGAAAAGAGATTGCTAAAGGTTTGGCTGAGTTGATTGAAACACATTTCCCTGAAGCGGAAATGATTGCTGGAACAGCCACAGCAGGTATTGCACATGCCGCATGGGTAAGCGATATTTTAGATAAGCCGATGTGCTATGTGCGTAGTAAAGCGAAAAGCCACGGCAAAAGCAATCAAATTGAAGGTAAGGTAACAGAGGGACAAAAAGTCGTCGTAGTAGAAGATTTAATTTCTACTGGAGGTAGTGCAATTACATGTGTGGAGGCCCTGCGTGAAGCTGGTTGTGAAGTACTAGGCGTAGTAGCTATCTTTACATATGAATTGGATAAGGGGAAGCAGCTGCTTAACAGTGCGAAGATACAATCTCATACACTTAGTGATTATTCTACGCTAGTGGAAGTGGCAGCTGACAAAGGAATTATTTCTAGCGAAGACATTCAAAAACTGCAAGAGTGGAGACAAAATCCATCCGAATGGGCTCTTGTATAA
- a CDS encoding NFACT family protein — MAFDGLFTRALTKEIQPLTSGRISKIYQPSKYEVLLHIRAQGKNQKLLLSAHPSYARIHLTEQSYTSPATPPMFCMLLRKHLEGGIIECVEQIELERIIHITVRSRNEIGDESVKTLIIEVMGRHSNIILTDADGTIIDSIKHLSPAVNRHRTVMPGTTYITPPAQQKYNPLAIETTQEFLMPLDFLAGKMDKQLVDRFAGLSPLLAQEITATAKLINETALAAAFFSVLAAVKEHRYHPVMITTETKEHFYMIPLSHVKGEIKAFASISSLLDRFFFGKGERDRVKQQAHDLEKFMSNELAKNEKKLQKLIKTLKDAEKAEQYQLYGELLTANMYAIKKGDKEATVVNYYDENGKTVTITLNPLKTPPENAQHYFSKYQKAKNSVTIVEEQIEKTKQEIFYFEGLMQQMESASQKDIEEIREELVEEGYMRARGKTQKKQKPTKPVLDRYESSDGTEILVGKNNKQNDFLTNKLARRDEIWLHTKDIPGSHVVIRSLEPSEQTLKEAAILAAYFSKAKNSSSVPVDFTKIRNVKKPSGAKLGFVTYDQQKTLYVTPDEDVVMKLKC, encoded by the coding sequence ATGGCTTTTGATGGACTATTTACAAGAGCACTTACCAAGGAAATACAGCCGCTTACGTCTGGGCGAATTTCTAAAATATATCAACCATCTAAATACGAGGTACTCTTACACATTCGGGCGCAGGGGAAAAATCAAAAGCTGTTACTATCAGCACATCCATCTTATGCACGCATACATCTGACCGAGCAAAGCTACACATCTCCAGCTACCCCTCCCATGTTTTGCATGCTGCTTCGCAAACATCTTGAAGGCGGTATTATTGAATGCGTAGAGCAAATTGAACTAGAACGGATTATACATATCACCGTAAGAAGCCGCAATGAAATTGGGGATGAATCGGTGAAAACACTTATTATAGAAGTAATGGGCCGCCATAGTAACATTATTTTAACAGATGCCGATGGTACAATTATTGATAGCATTAAGCATCTATCACCAGCAGTTAATCGTCACCGTACTGTTATGCCAGGAACCACCTATATCACTCCGCCAGCACAGCAAAAGTATAACCCGCTTGCAATAGAAACAACACAGGAATTTCTCATGCCACTTGATTTTTTAGCCGGCAAAATGGACAAGCAGCTCGTTGATCGCTTTGCAGGACTGTCACCCTTATTGGCACAAGAAATAACGGCAACAGCCAAGCTCATAAACGAAACAGCTTTAGCAGCGGCTTTCTTTTCTGTCCTCGCAGCTGTTAAAGAGCATCGGTATCATCCTGTAATGATTACAACAGAAACGAAGGAGCATTTTTATATGATTCCTCTTTCACACGTAAAAGGGGAGATTAAAGCTTTCGCATCCATCAGCTCCCTTCTCGATCGATTTTTCTTTGGAAAGGGCGAACGTGACCGTGTGAAACAACAGGCGCATGACTTAGAAAAATTTATGAGCAATGAGCTTGCTAAAAATGAAAAAAAGCTCCAGAAGCTCATAAAAACGTTAAAAGATGCTGAAAAAGCCGAGCAATATCAGCTATACGGTGAGTTGCTAACAGCCAACATGTACGCAATTAAAAAAGGAGATAAGGAAGCCACTGTCGTTAACTATTATGACGAAAACGGCAAAACCGTGACAATTACCCTTAACCCTTTAAAAACACCACCTGAAAATGCGCAGCATTATTTTTCAAAATATCAAAAAGCAAAAAACTCCGTCACCATTGTCGAGGAGCAAATCGAAAAAACAAAACAAGAAATATTTTACTTTGAAGGCCTAATGCAGCAAATGGAATCCGCTTCGCAAAAAGACATTGAGGAAATTCGCGAAGAACTTGTAGAAGAAGGCTACATGCGCGCACGTGGCAAAACACAGAAAAAACAAAAACCAACAAAGCCAGTCTTAGACCGCTATGAATCCAGCGATGGTACTGAAATTTTAGTTGGTAAGAATAATAAGCAAAACGATTTTCTTACCAACAAGCTTGCTAGACGAGATGAGATTTGGCTTCACACGAAGGATATCCCAGGCTCACACGTTGTAATCCGTTCCCTAGAACCGAGTGAGCAAACCCTAAAAGAAGCAGCAATTCTCGCTGCCTACTTTAGTAAAGCAAAAAACTCCAGCTCTGTTCCTGTCGATTTCACGAAAATTCGCAACGTAAAAAAACCGAGTGGCGCTAAACTAGGATTTGTGACATACGACCAACAAAAGACTCTCTATGTGACACCAGATGAAGATGTGGTCATGAAGCTGAAATGTTGA
- a CDS encoding dihydroorotate dehydrogenase, which yields MSLEVKLPGLALKNPIMPASGCFGFGKEFANLYDLSILGSIMIKATTTEPRFGNPTPRVAETAAGMLNAIGLQNPGLHKVMNEELPWLEQFDVPIIANVAGSQAEDYVAVAKEISKAPNVHALELNISCPNVKTGGIAFGTVPEIAADLTRQVKEVSEVPVYVKLSPNVANIVEIAKAIENAGADGLTMINTLLGMRLDLKTGKPILANRTGGLSGPAIKPVALRMIYEVSQAVNIPIIGMGGIETAEDVVEFFYAGASAVAVGTANFVDPFVCPTIIEELPDVLKKLGFEHISECHGRSWKHAAYSRA from the coding sequence ATGAGCTTGGAAGTGAAGTTACCTGGGTTAGCATTAAAAAACCCAATCATGCCGGCATCCGGTTGCTTCGGCTTTGGTAAGGAGTTCGCCAATTTGTATGATCTAAGTATACTGGGATCTATTATGATCAAGGCGACGACGACAGAGCCCCGCTTCGGAAACCCAACACCGCGTGTGGCCGAGACAGCAGCAGGGATGCTCAATGCCATTGGCCTGCAGAATCCGGGGCTTCATAAGGTGATGAACGAAGAGCTTCCTTGGCTGGAACAATTCGATGTTCCCATCATTGCCAATGTTGCTGGCTCCCAGGCTGAAGATTATGTAGCTGTAGCCAAAGAGATTTCAAAAGCGCCGAACGTCCATGCGCTTGAACTTAATATTTCATGTCCAAATGTGAAAACAGGAGGTATCGCTTTCGGAACTGTACCTGAGATCGCAGCGGATTTAACAAGGCAGGTAAAAGAGGTTTCTGAAGTGCCTGTATATGTGAAGCTTTCTCCCAATGTCGCAAACATTGTAGAAATTGCAAAAGCAATTGAAAACGCTGGTGCGGACGGGTTAACAATGATTAACACGCTGCTCGGCATGCGCCTAGATCTGAAAACAGGCAAACCAATTCTAGCAAATCGAACAGGAGGCTTGTCCGGTCCTGCAATTAAACCGGTCGCTCTTCGTATGATTTATGAAGTAAGTCAAGCGGTTAACATTCCGATTATCGGTATGGGCGGCATTGAAACAGCAGAGGATGTCGTGGAATTTTTCTATGCAGGAGCGAGCGCGGTGGCTGTTGGAACAGCAAACTTCGTAGATCCGTTCGTATGTCCAACTATTATAGAAGAATTGCCTGATGTATTGAAAAAGTTGGGGTTTGAACATATTTCAGAATGTCACGGAAGGAGCTGGAAACATGCCGCTTATAGTCGCGCTTGA
- the remA gene encoding extracellular matrix/biofilm regulator RemA, with product MTMRFLNIGYGNIVSAHRIIAIVSPESAPIKRLVQEGREQNILLDATYGRKTRAVIIMDDGHIVLSPIQPETIAQRLNGNAHSKDDLKEENEG from the coding sequence ATGACCATGCGTTTTTTGAATATTGGATACGGCAATATCGTGTCCGCCCATCGGATTATTGCAATTGTTAGTCCGGAATCTGCTCCGATTAAGCGCTTGGTGCAAGAGGGAAGAGAGCAAAATATTCTGCTTGACGCCACGTATGGCCGTAAAACAAGAGCAGTCATTATTATGGATGACGGTCATATTGTATTGAGTCCGATTCAACCTGAGACGATTGCGCAGCGGTTGAATGGCAATGCCCATAGCAAAGATGACTTAAAAGAAGAGAATGAAGGGTAG
- a CDS encoding TetR family transcriptional regulator C-terminal domain-containing protein, which yields MDERMRLHQQIAHENFSSDTKNSPDIINLVTSYIIEVTQKELWVPLYIEFLANSHRSEEMKNRMSGMYEAWRGMLVQIIDKLREENVIQSKLPSDLLATTIIAIFDGFNIQHQQDNTIEVRKQIQVVSELLFMDEINCS from the coding sequence ATGGATGAAAGGATGCGACTCCATCAGCAAATTGCACATGAAAATTTCAGCTCTGACACTAAGAATTCTCCGGACATCATTAATCTTGTTACGTCGTATATAATTGAAGTTACCCAAAAGGAATTGTGGGTACCCCTGTACATTGAATTTTTGGCAAACTCTCATCGGTCTGAAGAAATGAAAAATCGCATGTCAGGCATGTATGAAGCGTGGAGAGGCATGCTTGTACAAATTATTGACAAACTTCGAGAGGAAAACGTTATTCAATCTAAACTCCCTTCAGACTTGCTAGCAACAACAATTATAGCCATCTTTGATGGGTTTAATATTCAGCATCAGCAAGATAACACCATAGAGGTACGCAAGCAAATTCAAGTTGTTTCAGAATTACTTTTCATGGATGAAATTAATTGTTCTTGA